From Nocardia sp. XZ_19_385, the proteins below share one genomic window:
- the pdxH gene encoding pyridoxamine 5'-phosphate oxidase has protein sequence MQAEDNFPVGRNPADNVSTTDLAGMRVDYGVLHFGSGEDTDLDETWLAGGWEPLLRHWIEQATAVGIAEPNAMVLATVALSGGTPRPVARTVLCKGLSPAGVTFYTNYDSAKGTQLAGVPFAAATFLWPALGRQVHVRGAVAKTPIETTTVYWRSRPRDSQLGAWASHQSQPVGTRAELDRILAETTERFADVDDIPVPPHWGGYLLRPDEVEFWQGRRGRLHNRIVARIDAEGMQVQRLQP, from the coding sequence ATGCAGGCGGAGGACAATTTCCCGGTCGGCCGCAACCCGGCCGACAACGTCTCGACCACCGACCTCGCGGGCATGCGCGTGGACTACGGGGTACTGCACTTCGGCAGTGGCGAGGACACCGATCTCGACGAAACGTGGCTGGCCGGGGGCTGGGAACCCTTGTTACGGCACTGGATCGAGCAGGCCACCGCAGTCGGCATCGCCGAACCCAACGCCATGGTTCTGGCCACTGTCGCACTGTCCGGGGGTACCCCGCGCCCGGTAGCCAGAACCGTGCTGTGCAAGGGTCTCTCGCCCGCGGGTGTGACTTTTTACACCAACTACGACTCGGCCAAGGGCACCCAGCTGGCCGGGGTACCGTTCGCGGCGGCCACCTTCCTCTGGCCCGCGCTCGGCCGTCAGGTCCATGTGCGCGGCGCGGTGGCGAAGACGCCCATCGAGACGACCACTGTCTACTGGCGCTCGCGCCCTCGCGATTCCCAGCTCGGGGCCTGGGCCTCACACCAATCCCAGCCTGTCGGCACCCGCGCCGAGCTGGACCGGATCCTGGCCGAGACCACCGAGCGCTTCGCCGATGTCGACGACATCCCGGTGCCGCCGCACTGGGGCGGCTACCTGCTGCGACCCGACGAGGTCGAGTTCTGGCAGGGCCGCCGGGGGCGGCTGCACAACCGGATCGTGGCGCGCATCGACGCCGAAGGCATGCAGGTGCAACGACTACAACCTTGA
- a CDS encoding response regulator transcription factor translates to MTANPTVLVVDDDEDVLASVERGLRLSGFRVLVARDGAAALRSVNEHAPDAIVLDMNMPVLDGAGVVTALRAMGNEVPICVLSARASVDDRIAGLESGADDYLVKPFVLAELVARIRALLRRRSDTPAPETPGAITVGPLEIDEAGYRALLNGHEIELTKREFELLSTLARNAGVVLSRERLLELVWGYDFAADTNVVDVFVGYLRRKLETEDTPRLLHTIRGVGFVLRPPK, encoded by the coding sequence GTGACGGCTAACCCAACGGTGCTTGTTGTCGACGACGACGAGGATGTGCTCGCTTCGGTCGAGCGTGGACTGCGGCTGTCCGGTTTCCGGGTGCTGGTCGCCCGGGACGGGGCAGCCGCCCTGCGCAGCGTGAACGAGCACGCGCCCGACGCGATCGTTCTCGATATGAATATGCCGGTGCTCGACGGGGCCGGGGTGGTGACGGCGTTGCGGGCCATGGGCAACGAGGTGCCGATCTGCGTGCTCAGCGCCCGCGCCTCGGTCGACGATCGGATCGCCGGACTGGAATCCGGCGCCGACGACTATCTGGTGAAACCGTTCGTGCTGGCCGAATTGGTGGCGCGGATCCGGGCGCTGCTGCGGCGGCGCTCGGACACTCCGGCCCCTGAAACTCCTGGTGCGATCACCGTCGGACCGCTCGAGATCGACGAGGCGGGCTATCGGGCACTGCTGAACGGCCACGAAATCGAGCTCACCAAAAGGGAATTCGAACTCCTGTCCACGCTGGCCCGCAATGCCGGCGTGGTGCTGAGCCGGGAGCGGCTGCTGGAATTGGTGTGGGGTTACGACTTCGCCGCCGACACCAATGTGGTCGATGTCTTCGTCGGTTATCTGCGGCGCAAACTCGAAACCGAGGACACCCCAAGGCTTCTGCACACGATACGCGGCGTCGGATTCGTGCTGCGGCCGCCGAAATGA
- a CDS encoding VOC family protein — MTTPAINTVSWFQIGSDRPEQAQQFYGELFGWNFTADPNLEGYDLINYPGSDIPSGGIAHSPDASANHAIFLVLVQDVAATVAHSERLGGKVIQPPTTSPDGLVFAYLDDTSGNRFGVFTPAPKP; from the coding sequence ATGACAACTCCCGCCATCAATACCGTTTCGTGGTTCCAGATCGGCAGCGACCGACCGGAGCAGGCCCAGCAGTTCTACGGCGAGCTGTTCGGCTGGAACTTCACCGCCGACCCGAACCTCGAGGGCTACGACCTCATCAACTACCCCGGCAGCGATATCCCGAGCGGCGGCATCGCCCACTCCCCCGACGCCTCGGCCAACCACGCGATCTTCCTGGTCCTGGTCCAGGATGTGGCCGCCACCGTCGCGCACTCGGAACGCCTGGGCGGCAAGGTGATCCAGCCACCCACCACCTCCCCCGACGGCCTGGTCTTCGCCTACCTGGACGACACCTCCGGCAACCGGTTCGGCGTCTTCACCCCAGCGCCCAAGCCCTGA
- a CDS encoding citrate synthase 2 encodes MTTAVPSDFVSGLEGVVAFTTDIAEPDKDGGALRYRGVDIEDLVGGRVTFGDVWALLVDGEFGRGLPPAEPFPLPVHTGDVRVDVQAGLAMLAPIWGYEPLLDIDDETARENLARASVMALSYVAQSARGIYQPAVPQKKIDECSTVTERFMTRWKGDPDPAHTEAIDAYWVSAAEHGMNASTFTARVIASTGADVAASLSGAIGAMSGPLHGGAPARVLPMIEAVEKSGDARALVKGILDRKEKLMGFGHRVYRAEDPRARVLRATAKRLNAPRYEVAAALEQAALAELRERRPDRAIETNVEFWAAVILDFAEVPAHMMPAMFTCGRTAGWCAHVLEQKQLGKLVRPAAIYTGPAPRKPEEVAGWANIAHA; translated from the coding sequence ATGACTACCGCCGTCCCCAGTGATTTCGTCAGCGGCCTCGAGGGCGTGGTGGCGTTCACCACCGACATCGCCGAGCCCGACAAAGACGGCGGTGCGTTGCGCTACCGCGGCGTCGACATCGAGGACCTGGTCGGTGGCCGGGTGACCTTCGGCGACGTGTGGGCCCTGCTGGTCGACGGTGAGTTCGGTCGCGGCCTGCCGCCCGCCGAGCCGTTCCCGCTCCCCGTGCACACCGGTGACGTGCGCGTCGACGTGCAGGCCGGCCTGGCGATGCTCGCCCCGATCTGGGGTTACGAGCCGCTGCTCGACATCGACGACGAAACCGCCCGGGAGAACCTGGCGCGCGCCTCGGTCATGGCGCTGTCCTATGTGGCGCAGTCCGCGCGCGGCATCTACCAGCCCGCCGTGCCGCAGAAGAAGATCGACGAGTGTTCCACCGTCACCGAGCGCTTCATGACCCGCTGGAAGGGTGACCCGGATCCGGCTCACACCGAGGCCATCGACGCCTACTGGGTCTCCGCCGCCGAGCACGGCATGAACGCCTCCACCTTCACCGCCCGCGTCATCGCCTCCACCGGCGCCGACGTGGCGGCCTCGCTGTCCGGCGCGATCGGCGCCATGTCCGGCCCGCTGCACGGCGGCGCCCCGGCCCGTGTGCTCCCGATGATCGAAGCGGTCGAGAAGTCCGGTGACGCACGGGCTCTGGTCAAGGGCATCCTGGACCGCAAGGAGAAGCTGATGGGCTTCGGGCACCGGGTCTACCGGGCCGAGGACCCGCGCGCCCGCGTGCTGCGCGCCACCGCCAAGCGCCTCAACGCCCCTCGCTACGAGGTGGCCGCGGCGCTGGAGCAGGCTGCGCTGGCCGAGCTGCGTGAGCGTCGCCCGGATCGCGCCATCGAGACCAATGTGGAGTTCTGGGCCGCGGTGATCCTGGACTTCGCCGAGGTCCCGGCGCACATGATGCCCGCGATGTTCACCTGCGGCCGTACCGCCGGCTGGTGCGCGCACGTCCTCGAGCAGAAGCAGCTCGGCAAGCTGGTGCGTCCGGCGGCCATCTACACCGGCCCGGCCCCCCGCAAGCCGGAAGAGGTTGCGGGCTGGGCGAATATCGCGCACGCCTGA
- a CDS encoding HAMP domain-containing sensor histidine kinase, whose translation MKAFSLRTRVAGAAAMGAIIIVTLLSLISIRAIERNNLQQSDQQLRLASRLVLIDPVVAVRLIGLTGLNNDIAVTVRDKGTVVASSQVQLPQGPMGFRTAMVGGSSYRLLATTENQPSGRVVTLGIPAEEAARATAEQRQWVLAGALIAIAAAAALGWLLAGRAVRPIVRLTRQVAGRSGFADPADPPAPVDGSGVREAEQLADAVNTMLARVDEAQAETAAALETARDFAAVSAHELRTPLTAMRTDLEVLRTLDLDEAQRIEILVDLQRSQGRVETTLAALERLATGDLTNERDHVDTDVGDLCDQAAHDAMRHFPGLKVSIDSDAELITRGLPAGLRLAIDNALANSVKHGRATHALVSAHRTPNGHIMITVDDDGQGIPATEREAVFDRFYRGSQASKGGSGLGLALVAQQAQLHGGRAYFDDSPLGGARLVLDLPERER comes from the coding sequence ATGAAGGCATTTTCGCTGCGCACCCGCGTCGCGGGCGCGGCGGCGATGGGCGCGATCATCATCGTTACCCTGTTGAGCCTCATCAGTATTCGCGCGATCGAGCGCAATAATCTGCAGCAGAGCGATCAGCAACTGCGGCTGGCTTCGCGCCTGGTGCTCATCGACCCGGTGGTGGCCGTCCGGCTGATCGGATTGACGGGTTTGAACAACGACATCGCCGTCACCGTCCGGGACAAGGGCACGGTCGTGGCCAGCAGCCAGGTCCAATTGCCGCAGGGCCCAATGGGTTTCCGCACCGCGATGGTCGGCGGCAGCTCGTACCGGTTGCTCGCCACCACCGAGAACCAGCCCTCCGGACGGGTGGTGACACTCGGCATTCCGGCCGAGGAGGCCGCGCGGGCCACCGCTGAACAACGGCAGTGGGTGCTGGCCGGTGCGCTGATCGCCATCGCCGCGGCCGCCGCACTGGGCTGGCTGCTGGCCGGACGCGCGGTCCGCCCCATCGTCCGCCTCACCCGGCAGGTTGCCGGGCGCAGTGGTTTCGCCGATCCCGCCGATCCGCCTGCGCCCGTTGACGGTTCGGGCGTCCGGGAGGCCGAGCAACTGGCCGATGCGGTGAACACGATGCTGGCCCGCGTCGACGAAGCCCAGGCGGAGACCGCCGCCGCACTGGAGACGGCTCGCGATTTCGCCGCCGTCTCCGCGCACGAACTGCGCACCCCGCTCACTGCCATGCGCACCGACCTGGAGGTGCTGCGCACCCTGGACCTGGACGAGGCCCAGCGCATCGAGATCCTCGTCGACCTGCAGCGCAGTCAGGGCCGGGTGGAGACCACCCTCGCGGCGCTGGAGCGTTTGGCCACCGGCGATCTCACCAATGAACGCGATCATGTGGACACCGACGTGGGCGACCTGTGCGACCAGGCGGCCCACGACGCGATGCGGCATTTCCCCGGCTTGAAGGTCAGCATCGACTCCGATGCCGAGCTCATCACCCGCGGCCTGCCCGCCGGGCTGCGACTGGCGATCGACAACGCCCTGGCCAACTCGGTCAAGCACGGCCGCGCCACGCACGCGCTGGTCTCCGCGCACCGAACACCCAACGGGCACATCATGATCACCGTCGACGACGACGGCCAAGGCATCCCGGCCACGGAACGCGAGGCCGTGTTCGATCGGTTCTACCGCGGCAGCCAGGCCAGCAAGGGCGGCTCCGGACTCGGCCTCGCGCTGGTCGCGCAGCAGGCCCAGCTCCATGGCGGCCGAGCCTATTTCGACGACAGTCCGCTGGGCGGGGCGCGCCTGGTGCTGGATCTACCCGAACGGGAACGCTGA
- a CDS encoding AMP-binding protein, with protein sequence MGAQHDYRPVYQTSLVDPAEFWTSAAEAIDWDVPPTQIVDTAARPVPRWFPDARLNTSYNALDRHVLGGSDSRANQPALIYDSAMTDTRGQFTYAELLDAVAQFAGAMARLGVKVGDRVVIYLPMIPEAVIAMLACARIGAVHSVVFGGFAAPELAARIDDAEPVLIVTASGGLEPGRKIDYPPIVLQALDLAETTAPRHVIVKQRPQFPTMKFAEMQEATESLPSSAATVAVRWLDWADAVRDAPFADPVSVAATDPLYILYTSGTTGKPKGVVRDNGGHAVALAWSMRNIYDVGPGEVMWAASDVGWVVGHSYIVYAPLLVGATTLLYEGKPVGTPDAGAFWRVVEQHQVRVLFTAPTALRAIRKADAEATLAHRYDLSSLRALFCAGERLDPATFEWATHTLLDTRPDCPVVDHWWQTETGWPICANPLGLQQLPIKAGSASVPVPGYRLRVLDAEGNPVPPGVEGNIVIGLPMPPGTLTGLWHDDERFTRSYLEAFPGHYLSGDSGYFDEDGYLFVLGRSDDVINMAGHRLSAGSIEAAIAGHPAVAECAVIGLPDELKGQIPIAYVVLKENISVDPGQLRTDLTRRVRDQVGAIAQLADAVIVAGLPKTRSGKILRKTIRQISAGDHYDVPSTIEDPSVLVALADQIITTKADTGEFPRITP encoded by the coding sequence GTGGGTGCGCAGCACGACTACCGACCGGTCTATCAGACCAGCTTGGTGGATCCCGCCGAGTTCTGGACCAGCGCTGCCGAGGCGATCGACTGGGATGTGCCGCCGACTCAAATTGTCGACACCGCAGCGCGACCGGTGCCTCGTTGGTTCCCGGATGCTCGCCTCAACACCTCCTACAACGCCCTGGACCGGCACGTGCTCGGCGGCAGCGACAGCCGAGCGAACCAGCCCGCACTAATATACGACTCGGCTATGACCGACACCAGGGGTCAATTCACCTACGCCGAATTGCTGGACGCGGTAGCCCAATTCGCCGGCGCGATGGCCCGGCTCGGCGTCAAGGTCGGCGACCGCGTGGTCATCTACCTGCCGATGATCCCCGAAGCCGTGATCGCCATGCTGGCCTGCGCGCGCATCGGCGCGGTGCACTCGGTGGTGTTCGGCGGCTTCGCCGCACCCGAGCTCGCGGCCCGCATCGACGACGCCGAGCCAGTGCTCATCGTCACAGCTTCCGGCGGCCTGGAGCCCGGCCGCAAGATCGATTACCCGCCGATCGTGTTGCAGGCGTTGGACCTTGCCGAGACCACCGCGCCGCGGCACGTGATCGTCAAACAGCGGCCGCAGTTCCCGACCATGAAGTTCGCGGAGATGCAGGAGGCGACCGAGTCGCTGCCGAGTTCCGCGGCGACCGTGGCCGTGCGCTGGCTGGACTGGGCCGACGCGGTGCGCGACGCACCGTTCGCCGACCCGGTGTCGGTGGCCGCGACCGACCCGCTCTACATCCTCTACACCTCCGGAACCACCGGAAAACCCAAGGGCGTGGTGCGCGACAACGGCGGGCACGCGGTGGCGCTGGCCTGGTCCATGCGCAATATCTATGACGTCGGCCCGGGCGAAGTCATGTGGGCCGCTTCCGATGTCGGCTGGGTCGTCGGGCACTCCTACATCGTTTACGCACCGCTGCTGGTCGGGGCGACCACGCTGCTCTACGAGGGCAAGCCGGTCGGCACCCCGGACGCGGGCGCGTTCTGGCGCGTCGTCGAACAGCATCAGGTGCGGGTGCTGTTCACCGCGCCGACCGCACTGCGCGCCATCCGCAAGGCCGACGCCGAGGCGACCCTGGCGCACCGCTACGACCTGTCCTCGCTGCGCGCCCTGTTCTGCGCGGGCGAGCGGCTGGACCCGGCGACCTTCGAGTGGGCCACCCACACCCTGCTCGACACCCGCCCCGACTGCCCCGTGGTCGACCACTGGTGGCAGACCGAGACCGGCTGGCCGATCTGCGCCAACCCGCTCGGCCTGCAACAACTTCCGATCAAGGCGGGCTCGGCCTCGGTGCCGGTGCCCGGTTACCGCCTGCGGGTGCTCGACGCCGAGGGCAACCCGGTGCCGCCGGGTGTCGAGGGCAATATCGTGATCGGCCTGCCGATGCCGCCCGGCACGCTGACCGGGCTGTGGCACGACGACGAGCGCTTCACCCGCTCCTACCTGGAGGCCTTCCCCGGGCACTACCTCTCCGGCGACTCCGGCTATTTCGACGAGGACGGATACCTGTTCGTCCTCGGCCGCAGCGACGATGTGATCAACATGGCCGGCCACCGCCTGTCGGCGGGCAGTATCGAAGCGGCCATCGCCGGGCATCCCGCGGTCGCCGAATGCGCGGTGATCGGGCTGCCGGACGAACTCAAAGGCCAGATACCGATCGCCTACGTGGTGCTCAAGGAGAACATCTCGGTCGATCCCGGACAGTTGCGAACGGACCTGACCCGCCGGGTGCGCGACCAGGTCGGCGCGATCGCGCAGCTGGCCGACGCGGTGATCGTCGCGGGTCTGCCCAAGACCCGCTCGGGCAAGATTCTGCGCAAGACGATCCGTCAGATCAGCGCGGGCGACCACTACGACGTGCCCTCGACCATCGAGGACCCGTCCGTGCTGGTGGCGCTGGCCGATCAGATCATCACCACCAAGGCCGACACCGGGGAATTCCCGCGCATCACACCCTGA
- a CDS encoding YafY family protein — MNRTDRLYAIVEELRAISPRLRTARQLAERHGVSPRTIERDIAALQQAGIPVYADVGRRGGYALEKSMSLPPLNFTAAETVALALALARNRGGPFDHAGRSALGKVLAAMPERNAAAARDLAARVRLVDPPGAPAVPEIPPVIGHAIERRLVLRIGYLDQHGQASERTVEPVELLNGTHGWYLIAWCRLRDGFRVFRLDRMRTLTLTDTPAPIRPRDGYPASPADHEVRAVAL, encoded by the coding sequence GTGAACCGGACGGATCGGTTGTACGCGATCGTCGAAGAGCTCCGGGCGATTTCGCCCCGCCTGCGCACGGCTCGGCAGCTCGCCGAGCGCCATGGGGTGAGTCCGCGCACCATCGAACGCGATATCGCCGCGCTGCAACAGGCGGGCATCCCCGTCTACGCCGATGTCGGGCGGCGCGGCGGCTACGCGCTCGAGAAGAGCATGTCGCTGCCGCCCTTGAACTTCACCGCGGCCGAAACCGTGGCGCTGGCCTTGGCTTTGGCGCGCAACCGAGGTGGGCCGTTCGACCATGCCGGCCGCAGCGCCCTGGGCAAGGTGCTGGCCGCCATGCCGGAACGCAACGCCGCCGCGGCCCGTGATCTCGCCGCCCGGGTGCGGTTGGTCGATCCACCCGGCGCACCGGCGGTGCCGGAGATTCCGCCGGTGATCGGGCACGCCATCGAGCGCCGGCTGGTGCTGCGCATCGGATATCTGGACCAGCACGGGCAAGCCAGCGAGCGCACGGTCGAGCCGGTGGAACTCTTGAACGGCACCCACGGCTGGTATCTCATCGCCTGGTGCCGATTGCGCGACGGGTTCCGGGTCTTCCGGCTGGACCGCATGCGCACGCTGACGCTCACCGATACGCCCGCGCCGATCCGGCCGCGCGACGGCTACCCTGCCAGTCCGGCGGACCACGAGGTCCGCGCGGTCGCACTCTGA
- a CDS encoding hemophore-related protein, which produces MKRFSARPAIALLAGGAGAVAVLLAPGVANAGPMELAAPLLNSTCTFEQVDAALHAKAPALANILDNNPSQKAELKAKFDLPVEQRRAEFQRIIEENPDQAAQAQNDPRAAGIANTIAEVAAVCHTY; this is translated from the coding sequence ATGAAGCGTTTTTCTGCTCGCCCTGCTATCGCCCTGCTCGCCGGCGGTGCGGGTGCGGTCGCCGTGCTGCTCGCGCCGGGCGTGGCCAACGCGGGCCCGATGGAACTGGCGGCCCCGCTGCTGAATTCGACGTGCACCTTCGAGCAGGTCGACGCCGCGCTGCACGCCAAGGCGCCCGCCCTGGCCAACATCCTCGACAACAACCCGTCCCAGAAGGCCGAGCTGAAGGCCAAGTTCGATCTGCCGGTGGAGCAGCGGCGCGCCGAGTTCCAGCGGATCATCGAGGAGAACCCGGACCAGGCCGCGCAGGCCCAGAACGATCCGCGGGCGGCGGGCATCGCCAACACGATCGCCGAAGTAGCGGCCGTCTGCCACACCTACTGA